Proteins encoded within one genomic window of Lasioglossum baleicum unplaced genomic scaffold, iyLasBale1 scaffold0059, whole genome shotgun sequence:
- the LOC143219685 gene encoding uncharacterized protein LOC143219685 — MTTAVSLVTRQLDLHGRISRTIVNTKKKGMANITESYIQARLDVLQRNWDDFLANHAQLQDLCTAELLQHEYFTENLCEQCEAIVVDTQATLCDMLKDLSPRGSDSTGETSARGHTTTSAKLRRIDVPDFSGEFKDWPLFKSLFTSLVLNNAGLDETEKFHYLLRSLSGEALDLIRNVPVDGDQFELAWEIIVGQYENTRILVDNLLDTLYSLAPAKSESATELKRVRVTVKQILGALEVLNCQVQHWGPFVIFWVSRRLDPETLKAWELLIADQTDYPEYAVLDKFIQSRIRALSTVDNAKSGAIPQKPRTVNTYSHATATFKSRCILCTAPHYVGSCPRFLSKSTAERKQFIMQQRRCYNCLGNHPLEACRSSKRCLKCTSPHHTSLHDGSDAASKSSSAKSAPTGESASAASHHVTPVSPKVSLHRPILLATALVDVVAATGERFQARVLLDQGSEVSFITESLCQRLRLPRLQASLPIYGIGAGHTVTTRGVSIVAMSSRTETYTCKVKAFILPQLTHYAPTVATPHANWTHLQGLSSIIQPDIRRGDDNAPVAQLTKLGWILSGPAASTVTTAAFVGASSFQCGVDQDLYDLIQKFWVQEEPSNQIETTRGVPLWT; from the exons ATGACTACAGCTGTCTCGCTTGTCACTCGCCAACTGGACCTACATGGGCGCATCAGCCGCACTATAGTCAACACAAAAAAGAAGGGTATGGCCAACATTACGGAGTCGTACATCCAGGCCCGGTTAGACGTTCTTCAGCGAAATTGGGATGACTTCCTGGCAAACCACGCACAGCTGCAAGACCTATGCACCGCCGAACTCCTTCAACATGAATATTTCACCGAAAATCTGTGTGAGCAGTGTGAGGCTATCGTCGTCGACACTCAGGCCACCCTCTGCGACATGTTGAAGGACCTATCGCCACGCGGATCCGACTCTACCGGAGAGACCAGCGCCCGCGGTCACACGACCACCTCGGCAAAGCTCAGACGGATCGACGTCCCCGACTTCTCCGGGGAATTCAAGGACTGGCCGCTGTTCAAATCACTGTTCACATCACTAGTCTTAAACAACGCGGGCCTCGACGAAACCGAGAAGTTTCATTATCTTCTCCGGAGCCTAAGCGGCGAAGCGCTCGATCTGATCCGAAATGTACCAGTTGACGGCGATCAGTTCGAACTAGCGTGGGAAATCATCGTCGGGCAATATGAGAATACACGCATCTTGGTCGACAACCTGCTCGACACACTGTATTCGTTAGCCCCGGCGAAATCGGAATCTGCGACGGAGTTGAAAAGAGTTCGCGTGACAGTGAAGCAAATCCTCGGTGCGCTCGAGGTCCTCAACTGTCAAGTACAACACTGGGGGCCGTTCGTCATCTTCTGGGTCTCTCGACGGTTGGATCCGGAGACGCTGAAAGCGTGGGAGCTCCTCATCGCGGATCAAACGGACTACCCAGAATACGCCGTCCTCGATAAGTTCATCCAGAGCCGTATACGCGCACTCTCCACGGTGGACAATGCAAAATCTGGCGCGATCCCGCAGAAGCCGCGAACGGTCAACACGTACTCGCACGCGACCGCCACATTTAAATCCCGGTGCATCCTGTGCACCGCACCTCACTACGTCGGAAGTTGCCCTCGATTTCTCTCCAAGAGCACAGCCGAACGCAAGCAGTTCATCATGCAGCAGCGACGGTGTTACAACTGCTTGGGAAATCATCCATTGGAGGCCTGCCGCAGCAGCAAGCGATGCCTAAAGTGCACGTCCCCTCATCATACATCGCTGCACGACGGCTCCGACGCTGCCTCCAAGTCATCGTCCGCGAAATCAGCACCGACAGGCGAGTCGGCATCCGCAGCCTCACATCACGTCACTCCCGTCTCGCCCAAGGTCTCGCTGCACCGTCCGATACTGCTAGCAACCGCTCTCGTCGATGTCGTTGCCGCCACCGGGGAACGCTTTCAGGCTCGGGTCCTGCTGGATCAAGGATCCGAGGTGTCCTTCATCACCGAGTCCTTGTGCCAACGGCTACGTCTTCCACGGCTGCAGGCCAGTCTCCCCATTTACGGGATCGGAGCCGGTCACACCGTGACGACTCGGGGGGTCTCCATTGTCGCCATGTCCTCGCGTACAGAGACGTACACCTGCAAGGTCAAAGCGTTTATCTTACCTCAATTAACGCATTATGCCCCCACCGTAGCCACTCCACACGCAAACTGGACGCATCTCCAAGGGTTGAG CAGCATCATTCAGCCGGACATCAGACGAGGGGACGATAACGCTCCAGTCGCCCAGCTCACCAAGCTGGGTTGGATCCTGTCCGGTCCAGCTGCCTCTACAGTCACTACAGCTGCATTCGTCGGGGCTTCCAGCTTTCAATGTGGCGTCGACCAGGACCTATACGATCTCATCCAGAAATTTTGGGTCCAGGAGGAGCCGAGCAATCAGATCGAAACAACGCGAG GGGTGCCACTTTGGACTTAG